A stretch of the Channa argus isolate prfri chromosome 9, Channa argus male v1.0, whole genome shotgun sequence genome encodes the following:
- the LOC137132660 gene encoding CD209 antigen-like, producing the protein MEEIQMNFKNDKSFLLRRKTTQTDLWSSERRIYRAVVFCLGLLSVFLLTGLFIFNLHYHNTVNSGKAMKANMNKSLQDSRNNMSSLTAERDQLNAKLSSLTEERRRLTARINFLTAESNWLNSSLSSLTAEKDRLNARVSSVTKDKDQLNSRVSSLTKEKDQLNSRVSSLTAKLSEMTKDRDWLDSLSKKTCPAGWTKFRWSCYILWSRSDSWTNGRSDCQNKGADLVIINSKEEQVEC; encoded by the exons ATGGaggaaatacaaatgaattttaaaaatgacaagtcTTTTCTCTTAAGAAGGAAAACAACTCAGACAG atCTTTGGAGCTCAGAGAGGAGAATTTATAGAGCTGTGGTTTtctgtctggggctgctgagtgttttcctgttgaCTGGACTCTTCATCTTCAATCTCCACT ACCATAACACAGTAAACAGTGGGAAAGCTATGAAGGCCAACATGAATAAGAGTCTCCAGGACAGCAGGAACAAtatgtcttccctgactgcagagagagaccagctgaatgctAAACTGTCTTCCCTGACTGAAGAGAGACGCCGACTGACTGCTAGAATTAATTTCCTGACTGCAGAGAGTAACTGGCTGAATTCTAgtctgtcttccctgactgcagagaaagacagactgaATGCCAGAGTGTCCTCCGTGACTAAAGAcaaagaccagctgaattccagagtgtcctccCTGACTAAAGAGaaagaccagctgaattccagagtgtcttccctgactgccaAACTCAGTGAAATGACTAAAGACAGAGACTGGCTTGACAGTTTGTCCA AGAAAActtgtcctgcaggatggaCAAAGTTCCGCTGGTCCTGCTATATTCTCTGGAGTAGGTCGGACTCTTGGACAAATGGAAGAAGCGACTGCCAAAATAAAGGAGCAGATCTGGTGATAATAAACAGCAAAGAAGAACAGGTAGAGTGTTAG